A window of Hevea brasiliensis isolate MT/VB/25A 57/8 chromosome 14, ASM3005281v1, whole genome shotgun sequence contains these coding sequences:
- the LOC131172948 gene encoding uncharacterized protein LOC131172948, with amino-acid sequence MSVVQRRHRPLQHRRFLLDSLVRWGRHSGRDLPIRQQSTGFLPSRQCETCGKNHGGICYKAIGACYNCGGTGHFAKDCTSSRRVGPPPTTAEGSVQSPVTRSSQPPSRGRGRGRGNPAGSQGTVKQSEQDSAPVRVYAMRQREEAETSDVVAGREIDRAAD; translated from the exons atgtcggtggttcaaagaagacaccGGCCCCTGCAGCATcgcagatttctgctcgattcgctcgtaagatg gggaagacattcgggaCGAGACCTCCCTATCCGCCAGCAGAGCACCgggttcctaccctcccgccaatgtgaaacttgtggaaagaatcatggtggaatctgttacaaggctattggagcctgttataactgtggaggcaccggacactttgccaaggactgcaccagtagtcgcagagttggaccacctcctactactgcagaagggtcagttcagagccctgtcaccagaagctcacaaccacctagcagaggtagaggcaggggtagaggtaacccagcaggcagccaaggcacagtaaaacaatcagagcaagacagtgctccagtcagagtctatgccatgagacagagagaagaggcagagacatctgatgttgtggctg